A single window of Loxodonta africana isolate mLoxAfr1 chromosome 10, mLoxAfr1.hap2, whole genome shotgun sequence DNA harbors:
- the LRFN5 gene encoding leucine-rich repeat and fibronectin type-III domain-containing protein 5, giving the protein MEKFLFYLFFIGIAVRAQICPKRCVCQILSPNLATLCAKKGLLFVPPNIDRRTVELRLADNFVTNIKRKDFANMTSLVDLTLSRNTISFITPHAFADLRNLRALHLNSNRLTKITNDMFSGLSNLHHLILNNNQLTLISSTAFDDVFALEELDLSYNNLETIPWDAVEKMISLHTLSLDHNMIDNIPKGTFSHLHKMTRLDVTSNKLQKLPPDPLFQRAQVLATSGIISPSTFALSFGGNPLHCNCELLWLRRLSREDDLETCASPALLTGRYFWSIPEEEFLCEPPLITRHTHEMRVLEGQRATLRCKARGDPEPAIHWISPEGKLISNATRSLVYDNGTLDILITTVKDTGAFTCIASNPAGEATQTVDLHIIKLPHLLNSTNHIHEPDPGSSDISTSTKSGSNASSSNGDTKTSQDKIVVAEATSSTALLKFNFQRNIPGIRMFQIQYNGTYDDTLVYR; this is encoded by the coding sequence AtggaaaaatttcttttttatctgtttttcatTGGCATAGCAGTGAGAGCTCAGATCTGTCCAAAGCGTTGTGTCTGTCAGATTTTGTCTCCTAATCTTGCAACCCTTTGTGCCAAGAAAGGGCTTTTATTTGTTCCACCAAACATTGACAGAAGAACTGTGGAACTGCGATTGGCAGACAATTTTGTtacaaatattaaaagaaaagattTTGCCAATATGACCAGCTTGGTGGACCTGACTCTATCCAGGAATACAATAAGTTTTATTACACCTCATGCTTTTGCTGACTTACGAAATTTGAGGGCTTTGCATTTGAATAGCAACAGATTGACTAAAATCACAAATGATATGTTCAGTGGGCTTTCCAATCTCCATCATTTGATACTGAACAACAATCAACTGACGTTAATTTCCTCTACGGCATTTGATGATGTCTTTGCCCTCGAGGAGCTGGATCTGTCCTATAATAATCTAGAAACAATTCCTTGGGATGCTGTTGAGAAGATGATTAGCTTGCACACTCTTAGTCTGGATCACAATATGATTGATAACATCCCTAAGGGGACATTCTCCCACTTGCACAAGATGACTCGGCTAGATGTGACGTCAAATAAATTGCAGAAGCTACCGCCTGACCCTCTCTTTCAGAGAGCTCAGGTCCTAGCAACCTCAGGAATCATAAGCCCGTCTACTTTCGCATTAAGCTTTGGTGGAAACCCTTTGCATTGCAATTGTGAGTTGCTGTGGTTGAGACGTCTGTCCAGAGAAGATGACCTAGAGACCTGTGCTTCTCCTGCACTTTTAACTGGTCGCTATTTTTGGTCAATTCCTGAAGAAGAGTTTTTGTGTGAGCCTCCTCTCATTACTCGCCATACACATGAGATGAGAGTCCTGGAAGGTCAAAGGGCAACACTGAGGTGCAAAGCCAGGGGAGATCCTGAACCTGCAATTCATTGGATTTCTCCAGAAGGGAAGCTTATTTCAAATGCAACTAGATCTCTGGTGTATGATAATGGAACACTTGACATTCTTATAACAACTGTAAAGGATACAGGTGCTTTTACCTGCATCGCTTCCAATCCTGCTGGGGAAGCAACACAAACAGTGGATCTTCACATAATTAAACTCCCTCACTTACTAAACAGTACAAACCACATCCATGAGCCCGATCCTGGTTCTTCAGATATCTCAACTTCTACTAAGTCAGGTTCTAATGCAAGCAGTAGTAATGGTGATACTAAAACAAGTCAAGATAAAATTGTGGTGGCAGAAGCAACATCATCTACAGCACTACTTAAATTTAATTTTCAAAGAAATATCCCTGGAATACGGATGTTTCAGATACAGTACAATGGTACTTATGATGACACCCTTGTTTACAGGTAA